The DNA region TGCCTCCGCCTGCGCGGCCTCGCGACCAGTCGTCGACGGCAGGTGGGCGTCGAGTTCGAACCAGACCGAGAAGCCGATGGGTCTGCCGACGTCGTCGGTGCGCTGCCCCCAGCCGACGTCGTCGGCGTAGCCGCCGAGGACCGCGAGGCCACGACCGCTGGTCGCGTCCAGATCCTCAACCTGTCCGTCCATCTCGGGGAGGGTCAGGCCGCCGTCGGTGACGGTGACCCGCAGCCTCCTGCGTGGCTTGTCCAAGTCGCCTTCGACCAAAAGTTCGGCCTTGTCTCCGAGGCCCACGTGCTCGACGCCGTTGGCCAGTAGCTCCGAGATGCACAACCTGAGCGCATAGGCCCTGTCGTCATCCAGGGTGAAGCCGTCAAGGTTGGCGATGCTGCGGACCAGCAGGTCCCGAAAGACGGGAACTGCGGAGAGGGTAACCGTGGCTCTGAACTTGGCAACGCGGATCATGGCAGGTCCTCCGGGGGTGTGCGTGTCGGCAGGGCTTCCCGGGCCGTCGATGGGAGACGGCATCGCGTCCGTCGCGTGTCCACAGAGATTCGCGGGACGGCGCGTACGCGGCAAACAGAACTCGTTACTGCTGCTCCGCCGAGCTCACGGGTTGGTGGCTTCTGCGACCGCAAGGCAGTAACTAGTTGCGGTTTTCCACTCCCAGTCAGTAACAGGTGACTAGGATTTCGTCAGCGGCTGGGGAGGTGGACAGTGGTGCACAAGCCGTCCTGCGCAGCGCGGATCAGAACGCGCGCCCAGGAGAGCGGTTGGACGATCGAGGCCACAGCGGCGGAGATCGTCAACTGCTGCGAGGCGAGCTGGCTTCGCGCCCATCGCCTTGGCCGGGGGAGGACGCTGCGCCAGGCGGTGGATGAGCTGATCCAACTGTGCGAAACGCGGGGGTTGGCTCGGCCTCACGTGGACCCGGACCAGTTGAGAGCTTGGGAGACGGGCCGAACGCCAAGAGGCGGAACGATCGATCTGCTCTGCCGCCTGTATGAGTCCAACGCTCAAGGCCTCGGCCTGGCAGGGGACTACCGACCGACACCGCACACCGGAGCCGACGCAGCCGTACCGACTCCAGGGCCAGGCAGCCTCCTGGTGCCGCGCCCGGCCACCTGGAGCGCGCCCAGCGACCCCTTCCGCGACCTGGTCGACTCCTACCGCCGTAAGGTCGAGGGAACGCTCGCCAGCACGACCGCCAGCGGTACCCAGTTGGAGGTCCTGGACGAGCAGATCATGGACCTGCGTCGGGCATACGTAGCCTCGCCCCCGAGCCAGATGGTGGCCCGGCTCGTGCAGCTCCTTGAGGAAGTCCGGCTTCTTGCCGCTGACCGGCAGCCGGCCGCGGTGCAGAGCCGTCTGTCCGAGATGATCGCCGTACTGGCGACCCTGGTCGCGGACGCCTTGATGAAGTTGGGCCGGTTGGACCAGGCCCGGCTGTGGTACGGAACGGCGCGCTCGGCGGCCGACGACAGCGGAAGCGGGGAGCTTCGGGCCCGCGTGCGGGTGCAGGCCGCGATGCTGCCGTACTACTACGGCCCGCTGGAGCGCGCTGTGAGCCTGACCCGCGAAGCCCGTCTGCTCAACCGCGGCCGGGCAACTTCCACCGGAGCGTTCGCCGCTGCCGCCGAAGCCCGCGCGCGAGCCCGGCAGGGCGACATCGAGGGCGCCCGGACGGCCATCGCGCAGGCCCACGACCTGTTCGAGCGGTGCCCTCCCTCGCCCCCTGACGATGCCTGGGCGTTCCCGCGGCGCCGACTGCTCCTCTACCTGTCCGGCGCGCACACCGCACTCGGTGACGTGCAGGAAGCCCGCCAAGCCCAGGACGAGGCCCTGTTGCTGTACCCAGACCACAGCGGCATCGACCCAGCCCTGCTGGCCCTTGAACACGCCATGTGTCTGGCCCAGGAGCACGACGTGACCGAGGCGTGCGAACTGGCCTGTCACACCATGCTGGCGGTCCCTGAAGCACATCGGACCGAGATCCTGGGTGTCCGCGCCCAGGAAGTGATCAACATACTGCCCGCCCGGGTGCATACCACCCGCGCCGTGCGCGATCTCGGCGAGGTTCTTGCCCTCCCGACCGGCACGAGGTGACAGGAACAGCCCTCGCCCGTCAGCCTTATGGGCATGACTGTTCCGGTTGTCATCGGCGGATTCGCCGAGTCCGAGGTGCACGCCGTCCTTGAGGAAGCCTGCCGTCGTATCGGAGTAGACCCTGCGGGTGCCGAAATGCTGCGCGGCCACACCAACGCGGTGTTCCTGCTCCGGGCCGCCGGAGCGGTGGCCAAGATCGCTCGTGCGGGTACCCCCGTGGGCGACGTCGAGCGCACCGTGCGGCTGGTCCGGTGGCTCAGCCAGCGCGACTTCCCGACCGTCGAACTGCTGCCGGTGGAGCAGCCCGTTCTCGTCGGTGAGCACGCCGTCACCTTCTGGCACTACCTCCCCCAATCCGACCACCCCGTGCCGGCCGCGCATCTCGCCGTACCCCTTCGCACCCTGCATCAACTCCCACCTCCTCCCTTCGAGGTCCGGCCGCTCGACACGGCCGGGGCGATCCGTCGGTCGATCGCGGCGATCACGGCTCTGCCACCTGCGGACACGGCGTTTCTGCGGCAGCGGTTGTCCAACCTCGAATCGGCACTGGCCAACGTTCACTTCGTACTGCGTCCCGGCCTTCTCCAGGGCGACCCTCAGCACCGAAACGCACTTCACCAGGGCGAAGCGGCGGTGCTGTGCGATTGGGACACGGCCTGTTTCGGCCCTCCTGAACTGGATCTCGTCACGGTGGAGATCCACTGCCGCCGGTTCGGCTACGGCCGCAGCCACTACCGGCGATTCGCCGACCTGTACGGCTTCGACGTGACCACCTGGAGCGGCTACGCCGTCCTGCGCGACCTGCGCGAGTTGCGGATGATCACCACGAATGCGAAGCGCGCCAGGACGGGCAGCTCGACTCTTGAAGAAGTCCGGCGCCGCGTCGAAGGGCTACGGCTTGGCCAGGTCGACTCCGGGTGGACCATTCTCTGAGCCGCTACGCGATCGCCCCGACGTCCGGCGCCGGGCGAGGCCAGGCCGGCTGCCGTCCGCGCACCACCATCAGCCGTATCCCGGCCACCTGAAGACGTTGCCGACGACGGTCCGCGCACCCCCTGGCCCCAAGGTGTGCGTCCGTCGGCAGGACCACGGCGTACAGCCCCTTCCCGGTGATGGACGTAACGACCGCCTCGGGATCGCTTCCGTCGTCGGTGATCACCGTGGAGAGCGCCAACTCCCGCTCCGCGCAGAAGCTCTGAAGTACCTCGGACAGGGCCTGCCTCCGGCGAAGAGAAGTGGCCACGGACGCGTTGAGAAGTCCAACAACCAAGGGAAGCGGTACAGGCAGTTGTTCAGTCAGCATCGGCCGCTCTCCTCTACCTCTGGGCCTCAGTTCCTCCAGCGTGCCGGGCACAGCCGCCGTGGGGAATGAACGGTTGTGGCAGTTGCGTGGCAGTTCCGCCGCACAGGCCCGTCGGTGAGTGCTTCGATGGTCGCCGATCCGGGAGGTGATGCACGTGACCGTGAGCGAGTGGAGCGGGGTCGAGGCCAGAGCCCTACGGCTGGCCAGCCGGCGCAGCGTCCGGGACTTCGCGGCGGACTTAGGTGTCGCGGTGCGCACGGTGTCGAACTGGGAGCGGCTGGGGGCGAGCACGACGCCCCGGCCGGACACCCAGGCGATTCTGGACACGGCTCTGGGCCGCCTCGATGCGGCCGCCGCGCTGCGCTTCGAGGCAGTCCTGTCGGGGAGCGGTCGGCCGGTGGCGGCTCGGGCCAAGGGCGGGCCCCGGTTGTGGGAGTACGAGACGTGGGCCGAGGACATCGAGCGGGCCGTGCTCGCCGCGTCCGGGCAGAACTTCGCGTTCGCGGAGAACCTGCTGGAGCGGTGGCGAACACGCTGGCCGGCACGCGAGTTGGACGACCGGGGCCTGTACCTGTTCGCGCGGACGACGACGCTCGCGGGCGATCTGCTGAGGGACCGCGGGGTGCTGCTCGGCCCGCTCTCGGCGTCGCGGTCGTACGCGGCGGCCCGGTCGGTCTTCGACCAGCTCGGTGTTCCGCGCCGGGTGGCGCAGTTGGACCTGTCGCTGGCGGTGGTCCGGGAGATGTCCGGTGACCTGGCGGGTGCGGCCGAGGCGTATGGGCAGTTGGCCGGCGACGTCCGGCTGAGTCTGCGCGATCGGCATCGGGCCGGGCTGTGGGTCGGCACGTCGTTGGACAAGCAGGGGCTGCACGAGGAGGCCGTACCGCTGATGCGTGCGGCGATCCGGGGGTTCGACGCCTTGACCGAGCCGGAGGACTGGGGCACCGCGCACCAGAAGCTGGCGCTGTTGCACCGCGGCGCGGGTGATCTCGGGGAGGCTGCCCGGATGATCGAGGTCGCGCAGTCGGCCGGCGGCGGGTCATCCCCCATGCAGCAGGTGCGGCTGGGCACGGCGCGCGGCCACATCCTGCTGTCCGACCCAGCGAGCGTCGGCGAAGGGCTGGCCCTACTGCACGAGGCCGCCACCCAGGCGGCCACGTACGGTATGAGCCACCAGCTGCGCGCCATCGAACGCATCCGAGGACGCCTCGACCGCGGAGGTGCGGCAGTCCCGTTCAGGTAACCAGGAGAAGCACGTGACGAGCACTTCCCGGCGCGAGATCACCGACCAGCAGTGGGCGGACACCGTGCTGCTGTGGGACTACCAGCAGATGGGCCACGACCTGCGGCCGTGCGACGTGGCGATCGGCCTGGGATCCCACGACCTCGGAGTGGCCGCCGAGACGGCCGGGCTCTACCTGCGCGGCCTGGTGAAGCGGATCGTCTTCACCGGCGGACCGAACCCGAGCCGGCCGGAGGCGTTCCCGCGCGGTGAGGCCGTGCACTTCGCCGAGCACGCCGTGGCCCTCGGCGTTCCGGAGTCCGCGATCCTGCGGGAGCCGAACGCCCGCAACACCGGGCAGAACATCGAGTTCAGCCGCAAGGTCCTGGCCGAGGCCGGCGTCCGAGTGTCCTCGGTGCTGCTCGTCTCGATGCCCTACATGGAACGGCGGGCGTACGCCACCTGCCTCCAGGTCTGGCCGGAGGTGGACGTGGTGTGCACCTCCAGCGCGATGGACCTGCACGACTACGCGAAATCGATCGGCGACGACCGGCTCGTGATCGACAGCCTGGTGGGTGACCTCCAGCGGGTCATCGAGTACCCGAAGCTCGGCTTCGCCGTCGCCCAGGACGTACCCGGGAGTGTCCACGATGCCTACCAGCGGCTCATCGACGACGGATTCACCAGCCGCCTTCTCCCCTGACCCTCGGCCGGCCCGGCCGGTGTGCGCGATCCACCAGCCCAACTTCTTCCCTCGCCTGTCCACCGTGGCCAAGCTGGCCGGCGCGGATGTGTGGGTGGTCCTGAACGATGTGCAGTTCGCCCGCCGCGACTATCAGCACCGGGCCCGGCTCGGCTCCTTCGCCGACGACAGCCGGGCCTGCTGGCTGACCGTCCCCACCCACCTGCCGGACGGCCGCTCGACGGTGATCCGCGAAGCCCGGGTAGTCGACGCGGCCCTCTCCCGTCGCCGAGTCGAAGGGGTTCTCCACGAGCGGTACCGGGCCAGCCCGACCTGGCCGCTGCTCGCCGAGCGGCTCCAGCCGGTCCTGGAGCTGTTCGAGAACACCGACCGGCTCGCAGAGATCGCGGAGGCGACCACCCGGCTGCTGCTCGACCTGCTCGGATGGAGGGGACGCGTGGTGCACAGCAGCACACTCGCCGCCGGCACAGGGCGGACCCAGCGGCTCGTGGACCTGTGCCGGGCTGTGGGTGCCGCCTCCTACCTGTGCGGCACCGGCGGGGCAAGGTACGTGGAGCCGTTGCTGTTCGCGGATGCCGGGATCGAGCTCCGCCCGTTCTCCGTGCCGGCCTCGGGGGTGTGGGAGGACGCGCGGTCGGTCAGCGCCGTGCACCCATTGATGGTGCACGGCGCGGCGGCTGTCCGGCACCGTGTCGCAGCGCGGCGTGGACCTGACGCCTGGCGGTGAGGAAGCGGACACCGGTACTGGCCGCCGGCAATCCGAGCGGCCCCGGCTATGTCCTGATCAGCCGGTCGGCGCCGCTTGGTGGGACCCTTCGCCGAGCACCAACCGCCGGAGGCCCCGCCCCTCTTCTCCGCAATCAGCTTCAAGCTGATGGGCAATCAGAAAAGTTAGCAACAGGTCAGCGTCGATACGAGCAAACCTTGCGACAGACGCGTAGACCTGAGAATCAACAGGCCTTGCACCTTGCCTCCCAAGGGGGCGAGTAAGCGAAGCGGAAATCGTTCTGCCATGGACCTTCAGATGCCCACACAGTCCTGCCGGCAGCGGCGAGCACGAAGACGACCCTCGATTCATCTTCCCAGGTCAGCGCACCCGCCCTCGCGCCTTCAGGGGGATGTCGGGAAGCTCCGGCGCCCTCAGCCGGGCGCCGTCGTAGCCGTGGACTTCGCCGAAGCGGGTGCCGGTCTCCCAGTCGTTGCGGGCGTGGAGGATCTCGTCGCCGGTGCGGCCGATGAAGTTCCACCACATGACGAGTCTCTCTTCGAAGGGGGTGCCGCCGAGGAGGAGGAGTGAGGCGTCGGTGTGGGCGTGGAGGGGGAGGTGGGGGCGGCCGGTGCCGAGGTAGAGCATGGCGCCGGGGTCGAGGGGGACGCCGTCGACTTCGGTGTGGCCGGACATGGTGAGGACGGCGTACTCGAAGTCGGGTTGGAGGGGGAGGCGGAGGCGGGCGCCCCGGGTGAGGGTGAGGTCGGCGCCGACGAGGGGGGTGTGGGTGGTGCCGGGTGAGGTGGCGGTGTCGAGGGTGCCGAGGATGACGGTGGCGTCGAGGCCGGGGGCGGTGACGTGGGGCAGGTCGGGGTGGTGTTCGAAGGCGGGGTCGGTGTGGCGGTGGCTGTCGGGGAGGGCGACCCAGAGCTGGGCGCCGTGCAGGAGACGGGCGTGCGGGCGGGGGGATTCCTCGGAGTGGGAGATGGCGCGGCCGGAGGTCATCAGTCCGAGTTCGCGGGGGCGGACGGTGGTGAGGCTGCCGAGGCTGTCGCGGTGCAGGACCTCGCCCTGGTGGAGCCAGCTGACGGTCTGCAGGCCCATGTGCGGGTGCGGCGGGACCTGCATGCCCGGCTCGTCGGCGATGTCGTCCGGTCCGTAGTGGTCGACGAAGCACCACGCACCGACCATCCGGCGGCCCAGGCTCGGCAGCAGCCGGCGCACCACGGTGCTCTCGCCCAGCGCCACCTCGCGGGCCGGCAGGAGGTCCCGCACCGGGCCGGAGCCGGTCTCGCCGCCGCAGGTGGTCGGGGCGGGCTTGAGATCGAGGTTGCTCATGTCGCGGATCCACCACCGGGGGGAGGGCGAAGGGCGGGCAGGCCCTGCGGCCGGGCGGCCGTCGGGATCGATCCTCCACCCGGACGGGGCGATCCTCCACCCGGGCGGCCACCCGACCGGGGAGGCCGGACCCGGCCCCCGGTGCGGGTGTCAGGTGGTGGTGCGGCTGGTCAGGGCGTTCCCGAGGAAGGAGACCACGTCCGGGAGGATCCGGCGCCAGTACGCGGCGTCGTGCGCCCCGGAGGTGAAGCGGGCCTGGACGGTGTCGCCGACCAGCGTGCGGGCGGCGTCGCAGAACGGGTCCTCGGTGCCGCACCAGACGCCGATCGGACGGCCGTGCGGCTGGTCCTGGTGGAGCAGCGGCTCGTGCTCGCGCCAGTCGGCCTCGTCTCTGAAGACGCCGACCGCCTCGGCGTCGCCCCAGGTGCGGAACAGCGCCGGGCTGAGGGCGGCCACCGGGCCGAAGCCCTCGCCCCGGTTGCGGGCGTAGCGCAGCGAGCCGAAGCCGCCCATCGAGATGCCCATCGCGGCGCTCGGTGCGCGCAGTCCTCGGGCGGCCAGCCGGCCGGGGAGTTCGTCGAGCAGCATCCGCTGCGGGTCGTCGCCGGACGGAGTGCGCCGCCAGTACGTGGCGTCGCCGCCGTCGAGGGCGACCACCGCGAACGGGGGGACACCCGCCGCGATGGCGGCGACCAGGATCTGCGGCAGCCCGAGCTCGGTCCACGCCCGGGAGGTGGCGCCGCGCCCGTGGAGGGCGACGCAGACGGGGAGTTCGGCGGCGGGCGGGACGCCGGGGCCCTGCGGCACGATCGTGATCATCTTCACGGTGGCGCCGTTGCGGGCCGCGGAGCGCTGCTCCTCGGTGCGGAGCGAGGGGACGACGGCCGGCCCGGCCGGGGTGGCGGTCGTCGAGGGGCTGCCGGATCCGCCCGCTCCGTCGGGCGCGGTGCCTGAGCCGGAGCCGGAGAGAGCCAGGGTCGCGCCGGTGCCGACGACGGCGAGGCCGCCGAGGCCCAGGCCCGCCCGCAGCAGCCCGCGCCGTCCGGGGCTTCCGGGGCTTGCGGGCCGTCCGCGCCGCCGGGCGGTACCCGCGGGCCCGGACCCACCCGGCGGCCCGGGGGGACTCGCGGGCGGGTTCCCGGCTCCCGGGGCAGGCTCGTCGGCGCCGAGGGTGGGCGGCGAGGACGGCGGCGGCGGTACGGCGGGCATGTCGCCCGTTCCGGTCCGTCCACTCCCCTGGTGGTCCCGGTCCACGGTTCTCCCCTCCGACAGTCAGTCAGCCAGCACTGTACGTCGGGCGGTCGGACCGGTCGCACCGATCCGGTCGCAAGCCGTCAGGAAGCGGCGCAGGAGCGATGGAGAGGGGTGGTGAACAGCGGCGAAGAAGGACCGACAGCGGCGGATAACGATCGAGAACGGTGGATAACGGTGGACACCGGTCGGAAGTCGGCAGGTCGGCCGGTGACCGGTGGCCGACGGTCACCGCCGACCGCCAGCCGCCGGCCGCCGCAGGCGCTCAGTGCGCGCAGGCCCACCAGGCTTCCGACGTCGCCCCGTCCGCGAGGGCGCGCAGCCCGGCGACCGCCGCGGCCGGGTCCTCCGCGCCGTACACCGCCGAGCCGGCCACGAAGACGTCCGCGCCGGCCTCGGCACAGCGCTCGATGGTGCTCACGGACACACCGCCGTCCACCTGGAGCCACAGCTCCAGGCCGTGCTTGGCGATGAGCTCCCGGGTGCGGCGGATCTTCGGGAGCATGATGTCGAGGAACGCCTGGCCGCCGAAGCCCGGCTCGACGGTCATGATCAGCAGCATGTCCAGTTCGGGCAGCAGGTCCTCGTACGGCTCGATCGGCGTGGCCGGCTTGAGGGCCATCGAGGCGCGGGCGCCCTTGGCCCGGATCTCGCGGGCGAGCCGGACCGGCGCGGCGGCCGCCTCGGCGTGGAAGGTGACCGAACCGGCCCCGGCCTCCACGTACTGCGGGGCCCAGCGGTCCGGGTCCTCGATCATCAGGTGGCAGTCGAGCGGAATGTCGGTGGACCGGGCGAGCGACTCGACGATCGGCACACCCAGCGTCAGGTTGGGCACGAAGTGGTTGTCCATCACGTCGACGTGCAGCCAGTCCGAGCCCCTGACGGCCTCGGCCTCCTCGGCGAGCCGGGCGAAGTCCGCGGACAGGATGCTGGGGTTGATCTGCGCCATGGGGCCTGCTACCTCTTCTTGCCTTCGTGCGAGGACCGCCCTGCGCGGGCCGGCCGCGGGGCCGCCCGGGGGCGTCCTGCGGGCCGTGCTGCGCGGGTCGGCCGTGAGGGTCGTCCTGCGAGGGGCCGGACGCCCGGCTCCGGGCGCCCGGCCCCCATCATCTCGCGCTCCGTCGCGGGGACGTCACCACCGAGACCTCCCCGTGACCCTCATCACACCCCCGACGGGGTTATCGTGACCGCCGCCGTGGTCATCAGCCTTGTACGACAAGCCCCGTACGGTGCGGCACCTGCACCGGTACCCTCAACCGGCCCCGACCCGTACCCGTCCCCCCGTCCGCACCCGTCCGCCGCTCCCCGCACCGCGCGCGCACCACCCGCAACACCCGCAACGCCCGCGCGCACCGGATGCACCACACCCTGCCGCCCGCACCACCCGTACCACCTGCACCTCCCTGTACCTCCCCGTTCCCCCGCGCTCCCTGCGCGCCCTCCGAGGAAGGTCTTCCGTTGGCCGATCTGGTCCACCCCGCCCGCGCCCTGTGGTGGCTCTTCGAGCCCGTGCACGCCGTCACCTACTTCACCCCCGAGGGCCGCTCCGCGTTCGAGGCGGCCGGGCTCCACGGCGTCGCGCGCGGCTACTTCGGCGGCCGCGCCGCCCCGCTCGGCGCGGTGGACGCGCCGCCGGTGATCGCCGCGTTCTTCAACTTCGCGCCCGCGCCGATCGAGCGCGCCCTCCCGGCGATCTGGAAGCTGGCCGACCCGGACAAAGCGCTCGCCGCCCGCTCCGCCGGCGCCTCGGCGGCCCTGGCCCGACTGCTGGAGCACGTGAACCCGGCCCAGGTCGAGCTGGTGGCAGACCTGCTGGAGACCGCCGTCTCCCGGCTGGACTGCGCCGGCCGCGTGCTGGCCGCCGCCAACGCCGCCCTCCCCCGCCCGGACAGCCTGTACGGGCGGCTCTGGCAGGCGGCCACCGTGATGCGCGAGCACCGGGGCGACGGCCACGTCGCCGCGCTGGTCTCCGCCGGACTGGACGGCTGCGAGGCGCTGGTGGTGCGCTGTGCCCTGGACGTGCGGCGCGAGGTGCTGCAGCCGTTGCGCGGCTGGACCGACGAGGAGTGGGACGCGGCCTCCGCCCGGCTGATCGAGCGGGGCTGGATCACCGAACGCGGCACCATCACCGAGTGCGGCCGGATCCGCCACCAGGCGCTGGAGGCCGCCACCGACCTGGCCGCCGCCCGGGTCTGGGAGAACAACCCGCGCGCGGAACTCGACCGGCTCGTCGCCGCGCTCAAGCCGATCTCGACGCTCTGTCGCACCGCACTGCCCCCGATCAACCCGATCGGACTCCCGGCCGCCACGGCCTGACCGGCCCGGGCCCGTACCGCTCCGGCGGTACGGGCCCGCACGGCAGCCGGACCGGCCGCCTCCGGCAGGATCGGCCCGCTACTCCCCCGCGGGGCCGGCGCCACCCGACCCCGCCGCCCCTTCGCGGGCACCGGCCGACGGCGCGGCGGGGGAGTTCCCGGTGGCGGAGTTCCCGGTGGCCGCCTTCCCGCCCCCGCCTCCCGACCGGAAGGCGAACCGGTCCGCGGCCCGCCGCCCCCGGCTCGCCAGCGGCAGCACTCCGGTGGCACCGGCCAGCCCGAAGGGCGGCATGTCGAAGTAGATCGACTCGTACGACCCCTCCGGCACGACGTACGTCTCGTGCCAGAGCCCGACGTTCCCGCGCGCCCGGCCCGCCTTCACCTTGCGGTTGAGCATCCCCCAGGCCTTGTGGTGGAAGGCGTCCGGCGCGGCCGCGTACCGGTACAGGCTCTCCTTCGACTCCCAGTACTGGACGACGTAGTAGGTGCGCGGCGAGGCGGTCAGCAGGATGCGCCCGCGCAGTCCGCGCCTCGGGTCCCGGGCGAGTTCGTGGAGCATCCGGAACATCGCCAGCATCACCGGGCCCCAGTGGTGGACGGCCCAGAACCGGTTGATCCGCATTCCGATGAGCAGGACCACGGTGTCTCCGGCCGCGGCCGCGGTGGTGTAGCCCGGAGTGGGTTTCGCGAACACGTCTGCCCCCGGTTCCCTGCGCCGTCGGCGCAGTCGTCCGCCGTCATGTGAGCAGTGATTACATCAGCGCACACCGACCCGGTCAACCCTCCGCGCAAGCACAAGAGCCTTACTTTCAGGGTTGGTTGGCGACTCCCCGCCCGAAGGTGTCCAGCACCTGCACGGCGACCTCCTCCGCCTTCTCCACCGGGAGGTACCCGTCCGCGATCATCTGCGCCAGCCCGTACACCAGCGCCTGTCCCGCCAGCCCCACCAGTGCCGGGTCACCGGGCCGCAGCCTCCCGGCCTCCTGGTCCGCGACGATCACCTCGCCGTACGCCTCGTTCAGCCCGGACAGCCGCTCCCGCAGCTCCGGATGCCGGGACGGCGCGAACACCCGCGAACGCACCAGCTCGAAGCGGTGCGGGTAACGGATCGCGTACCGGACGAAGCCCAGCCCGACGGCCCGCAGCGCCGACCCCTCGCTCGACTCCACCTCGGCCCACTGCCAGCGCTCGAAGTCCGCCAGCACCCGGTCCGCCACCGCCGTCAACAACGCCTGGCGGTCGGCGAAATGACGGAACGGCGCCCCCGCCGACACACCGGCCCGCCGGGCCACCTCGCGCATGCTGATCTTGTCCTGGCCCTGCTCGTCCAGGAGCTCGAACGCCACTCCGACCAGCGCCTCGGGCAGCGCCCCGTGGTGGTAACTCCCCCGCCCTGCGGGCCTCTCCGTCATGTCCGCAGTGCTACCAGCTACCCACCAGTCGGTCCAACCGGCTCCCGGCCGCCCCGGCAGCCGACGGCGACGGGACCGGAACCGGGACCGAGCCAGGGACGGCCGGGGCGGCCAGGGCGGGACCGGGCCAGGGACGGCCGGGACCGGGACCGGGACCGGGCCAGGGCCAGGGCCGCGAAGGGCCGCTCCGGCTCACTCCTCCGGCTCGGCCACCAGGATTCCCAGCAGCCCGGGGAACCGCTGCTCGACGTCGGCCCGCCGCAGGGTGGCCATCCGGCTGTTGCCGCGGTCGACCTGCCGGATCAGCCCGGCCTCCCGCAGGGCGCGGAAGTGGTAGGTGACGGTGGCCTTGGAGACCGGCAGCGCGAAGGAGCTGCACGTCCGCGCCGTGCCGTCGGGCGCCGCAGCCAGCTCGCGCACCACCCTGCGGCGCA from Kitasatospora sp. NBC_00458 includes:
- a CDS encoding DUF4188 domain-containing protein — protein: MFAKPTPGYTTAAAAGDTVVLLIGMRINRFWAVHHWGPVMLAMFRMLHELARDPRRGLRGRILLTASPRTYYVVQYWESKESLYRYAAAPDAFHHKAWGMLNRKVKAGRARGNVGLWHETYVVPEGSYESIYFDMPPFGLAGATGVLPLASRGRRAADRFAFRSGGGGGKAATGNSATGNSPAAPSAGAREGAAGSGGAGPAGE
- a CDS encoding TetR/AcrR family transcriptional regulator is translated as MTERPAGRGSYHHGALPEALVGVAFELLDEQGQDKISMREVARRAGVSAGAPFRHFADRQALLTAVADRVLADFERWQWAEVESSEGSALRAVGLGFVRYAIRYPHRFELVRSRVFAPSRHPELRERLSGLNEAYGEVIVADQEAGRLRPGDPALVGLAGQALVYGLAQMIADGYLPVEKAEEVAVQVLDTFGRGVANQP
- a CDS encoding ArsR/SmtB family transcription factor; protein product: MPDDEGHPSVEEIALGPVLSALADPLRRRVVRELAAAPDGTARTCSSFALPVSKATVTYHFRALREAGLIRQVDRGNSRMATLRRADVEQRFPGLLGILVAEPEE